The proteins below come from a single Balaenoptera acutorostrata chromosome 2, mBalAcu1.1, whole genome shotgun sequence genomic window:
- the IL17B gene encoding interleukin-17B isoform X2 — MDWPHNLLFLLTISIFLGLGQPRNPKGKRKGQGRPGTLAPGPHQVPLDLVSRAKPYARMEEYERNLGEMVAQLRNSSEPARRKCEVNLQLWLSNKRSLSPWGYSINHDPSRIPADLPEARCLCLGCVNPFTMQEDRSMVSVPVFSQVPVRRRLCPLPPRTGPCRQRAVMETIAVGCTCIF, encoded by the exons ATGGACTGGCCACACAACCTG CTATTCCTTCTCACCATCTCCATCTTCCTGGGGCTGGGCCAGCCCAGGAACCCCAAGGGCAAGAGGAAGGGGCAAGGGCGGCCTGGGACCCTGGCCCCTGGACCTCACCAGGTGCCGCTGGACCTGGTGTCCCGGGCAAAGCCATATGCCCGCATGGAGGAATATGAGAGGAACCTGGGGGAGATGGTGGCCCAGCTGAGGAACAGCTCCGAGCCGGCCAGGAGGAAGTGTGAGGTCAACCTGCAGCTGTGGCTGTCCAACAAGAGGAGCCTGTCGCCCTGGGGCTACAG CATCAACCATGACCCTAGCCGCATTCCTGCAGACCTGCCGGAGGCGCGGTGCCTATGTCTGGGCTGCGTGAACCCCTTCACCATGCAGGAGGACCGTAGCATGGTGAGCGTGCCTGTGTTCAGCCAGGTGCCTGTGCGTCGTCGCCTCTGCCCGCTGCCGCCACGCACCGGGCCCTGCCGCCAGCGCGCAGTCATGGAGACCATCGCTGTGGGCTGCACCTGCATCTTCTGA
- the IL17B gene encoding interleukin-17B isoform X1: protein MHLYTCGGLVAPGQGMTGEPGPARGLASSFPLPWAPSLSPEGDLALPPLTCGLPPQLFLLTISIFLGLGQPRNPKGKRKGQGRPGTLAPGPHQVPLDLVSRAKPYARMEEYERNLGEMVAQLRNSSEPARRKCEVNLQLWLSNKRSLSPWGYSINHDPSRIPADLPEARCLCLGCVNPFTMQEDRSMVSVPVFSQVPVRRRLCPLPPRTGPCRQRAVMETIAVGCTCIF from the exons ATGCATCTGTACACATGTGGTGGGCTGGTGGCACCAGGCCAGGGCATGACAGGTGAGCCTGGGCCCGCTAGAGGCCTTgcctcttccttcccccttccttggGCCCCAAGTCTTAGCCCAGAGGGAgacctggctctcccaccttTGACCTGTGGCCTTCCTCCCCAGCTATTCCTTCTCACCATCTCCATCTTCCTGGGGCTGGGCCAGCCCAGGAACCCCAAGGGCAAGAGGAAGGGGCAAGGGCGGCCTGGGACCCTGGCCCCTGGACCTCACCAGGTGCCGCTGGACCTGGTGTCCCGGGCAAAGCCATATGCCCGCATGGAGGAATATGAGAGGAACCTGGGGGAGATGGTGGCCCAGCTGAGGAACAGCTCCGAGCCGGCCAGGAGGAAGTGTGAGGTCAACCTGCAGCTGTGGCTGTCCAACAAGAGGAGCCTGTCGCCCTGGGGCTACAG CATCAACCATGACCCTAGCCGCATTCCTGCAGACCTGCCGGAGGCGCGGTGCCTATGTCTGGGCTGCGTGAACCCCTTCACCATGCAGGAGGACCGTAGCATGGTGAGCGTGCCTGTGTTCAGCCAGGTGCCTGTGCGTCGTCGCCTCTGCCCGCTGCCGCCACGCACCGGGCCCTGCCGCCAGCGCGCAGTCATGGAGACCATCGCTGTGGGCTGCACCTGCATCTTCTGA